One Candidatus Eisenbacteria bacterium DNA window includes the following coding sequences:
- a CDS encoding S8 family serine peptidase: MNKNVSFTLGLIIVLHFLLPAQSWGANGASRLDPRLQSIMNDRENGTAMERVAHLLEVSALPDDRIPCFIRVTDPGSIAALGIPAQTVAGSIVTARLTLDEIATLSTQNAVTSISMAVRAKPLLDLSIPATYTDEVHDGNGAIPPVYSGITGEGVIVGIIDTGIDPYHDDFWANGDSRILQIWDQDDNSGTSPSGFGYGTEWDTDDIENSDCDSKDTHGHGTHVAGTAAGNGAATGHGEPAYTYVGAAPKADIIAVKTTFFTTDVVDAVEYVFSKATALSKSAVVNLSLGTHYGPHDGTADFDLALDALAGENRIIVAAAGNEQGDRIHAEVTVAQGGTGSATFIIPNYVAKVASDNDIVAIDAWYTGDSELAVTLTSPNGHVAGPVPFGDSETYNTVDGFVTIDNATTNPVNGDENLYIEIRDAMSVNPPEQGTWILEFEGTVVPAGLLPAVAEIDLWLYVATIASSPYFNLSSQEQEIVGSPATADSVIAVAAWVTKKMWASIDGNSYQYSPAPVLNSIADFSSIGPRRDGVNKPDVAAPGMGIVAALSTYASYQVEYIDPDGKHFLNQGTSMACPHVAGIVALMLESNGSLTKGEIMAQLSNTANTDAFTGSVPNSTWGVGKIDALGATSWTTPVMIYGMEAQPEPWGVRVTWAVNSDITIEGYRIHRALDDGSYPDDLLNRALPIIEGLAAELDGSADDRGLTEPGRYAYWIEAIHDGKSAEMAGPVYVDWSPTATGRIVFHPASPNPFTPNTTIRLDLNYKTRVRVDILEPGGRRICTVANQMYQPGEVRIVWDGRDGTGRPMAPGLYFTWIRAGDQEQIGRLVLLR, translated from the coding sequence ATGAACAAAAATGTTTCTTTCACATTAGGCCTCATAATTGTGCTACATTTTCTCCTTCCCGCGCAATCCTGGGGTGCAAATGGCGCCAGCCGGCTTGATCCGCGGTTGCAAAGCATTATGAACGATCGTGAAAACGGCACAGCCATGGAACGAGTGGCGCATCTGCTTGAAGTCTCCGCCTTGCCCGATGACCGGATACCCTGCTTCATCCGGGTCACTGATCCCGGGAGCATCGCGGCTCTCGGCATTCCCGCTCAAACCGTCGCCGGCTCGATTGTAACGGCCCGGCTGACCCTCGACGAGATCGCAACCCTCTCCACACAGAACGCCGTCACGAGTATCTCGATGGCCGTGCGCGCCAAGCCGCTGCTCGATCTTTCCATCCCCGCAACTTATACAGATGAGGTTCATGACGGGAATGGCGCGATTCCGCCTGTCTATTCGGGTATCACCGGTGAAGGGGTCATCGTCGGCATCATCGATACGGGAATCGATCCGTATCATGACGACTTCTGGGCTAATGGCGACTCCCGCATCCTGCAGATTTGGGATCAAGATGATAATTCCGGCACGTCCCCCAGCGGATTTGGTTATGGCACCGAATGGGATACAGACGACATCGAGAATTCAGATTGCGATTCAAAAGATACGCACGGTCACGGAACGCATGTCGCCGGAACGGCGGCCGGCAACGGCGCGGCGACCGGGCATGGCGAGCCGGCTTATACATATGTCGGCGCGGCGCCGAAGGCCGACATCATAGCCGTCAAGACGACATTTTTTACGACGGATGTCGTGGACGCGGTCGAGTATGTCTTCTCAAAGGCGACCGCCCTTAGCAAATCCGCCGTTGTCAATCTCAGCCTCGGCACACATTACGGCCCGCATGACGGCACCGCCGACTTCGATTTGGCCCTCGACGCCCTGGCCGGTGAGAATAGAATCATCGTCGCCGCCGCGGGCAATGAACAGGGGGATCGCATTCACGCGGAAGTCACCGTCGCCCAAGGGGGAACCGGCAGCGCTACCTTTATCATTCCGAATTACGTCGCCAAAGTCGCTTCCGACAATGACATTGTCGCCATTGACGCCTGGTACACCGGCGATAGTGAACTGGCCGTCACCTTGACGTCTCCCAACGGGCATGTGGCCGGCCCTGTCCCCTTCGGCGACTCAGAAACCTACAACACCGTCGATGGATTTGTGACCATCGACAACGCCACAACCAACCCCGTCAACGGCGACGAAAACTTATACATTGAGATACGGGATGCGATGTCCGTCAATCCGCCGGAGCAGGGAACATGGATCCTCGAATTTGAAGGCACCGTTGTGCCCGCGGGTCTTCTCCCTGCCGTAGCCGAGATCGACCTTTGGTTATACGTTGCAACGATCGCGAGTTCCCCCTACTTCAATCTCAGCTCCCAGGAACAAGAGATCGTCGGTTCTCCGGCAACCGCCGATTCGGTTATCGCCGTTGCGGCATGGGTGACCAAGAAGATGTGGGCCTCAATCGACGGCAATTCATACCAGTACAGCCCCGCGCCGGTGCTCAACTCCATCGCAGACTTCAGCAGCATCGGCCCCCGCCGGGATGGCGTGAATAAGCCCGACGTCGCCGCTCCGGGCATGGGGATCGTGGCGGCCCTCTCCACCTACGCCTCCTATCAGGTCGAGTATATCGATCCGGACGGCAAACATTTCCTCAACCAGGGGACCAGCATGGCCTGCCCGCATGTCGCCGGCATCGTCGCTCTCATGCTTGAAAGCAACGGCAGTCTGACAAAGGGAGAGATCATGGCCCAGCTTTCCAATACGGCCAATACGGATGCCTTTACAGGGTCGGTTCCCAATTCGACCTGGGGTGTTGGAAAGATTGACGCCCTCGGCGCCACAAGCTGGACCACGCCGGTCATGATCTACGGGATGGAAGCCCAGCCCGAGCCTTGGGGAGTGCGCGTGACCTGGGCCGTCAACTCAGATATCACCATTGAAGGCTACCGGATCCACCGGGCGCTCGATGACGGCTCTTATCCGGATGATCTTCTGAATCGGGCTCTTCCCATTATTGAAGGTCTGGCCGCAGAGCTCGACGGCTCCGCCGATGACCGGGGTTTAACCGAGCCGGGGCGCTATGCCTACTGGATAGAGGCGATCCATGACGGCAAATCCGCTGAGATGGCGGGTCCGGTCTATGTCGACTGGTCGCCCACGGCGACGGGGCGCATCGTCTTTCATCCGGCCTCACCGAATCCCTTCACGCCGAATACGACCATCCGGCTGGACCTGAATTATAAGACACGGGTCCGCGTCGACATACTCGAACCCGGTGGGCGCCGGATCTGCACCGTTGCTAATCAAATGTATCAGCCGGGAGAAGTCCGCATCGTCTGGGACGGCCGCGATGGGACGGGACGGCCGATGGCCCCAGGTCTCTATTTCACCTGGATCAGAGCTGGGGACCAAGAGCAGATTGGCCGCTTGGTTTTGCTTCGCTAA
- a CDS encoding lamin tail domain-containing protein, which translates to MQRRDWGIAGWVGWRLLMLGFICLGLSGGWIAVCSATSEITECCGNLAGPESTAVCSIDGESRVVINEIFYDPQGSDTGKEYVELFNAGLSSIVLDDIILESGNGARPESWSVEWAAPSNLVLDPGAFLWIGGVPEGYSGSPDFETTLHLQNGPDAARVRRGDEVIDLVGWGVLEYPVYYEGLPAPDLPSGEALGRMPDGNDTGDNSRDFQALSSPSPGKPNKSPQTLFLESPHADPRVASPDEPIGWSARLVHSGLDPVVLSPAVITWDGRPLHPPLPEAIYCDSPVSFNWEEKAPSQPGFYQREIMFCLNSDTLLARTGFYVGTGPVAIVEIQYDPLDGEKEWVEILVREEIYSLNGWGLEDAGGRRILIDDSRPIFRDDRFILSEDPVALVAARPDFDFSKILALSGTWPSLNNTIQEEIGVADILVLSKASGEISDVASYTPPPGAGDGISLERRSVERPSHPIADWIPSPHGPTPGSPGFLEQQSLYQGKLLITPTVLTRGESPGCLILPPATPEGRTWSAEVFDISGRRVRTLGLQERKAGEPAFWWNGEGESGRGVAPGLYVVCVKSWTEGKGSQQWSASLGVTP; encoded by the coding sequence ATGCAGCGGAGAGACTGGGGAATAGCCGGATGGGTGGGGTGGCGGCTGCTGATGCTCGGCTTCATCTGTCTTGGATTGTCGGGCGGATGGATTGCGGTGTGCAGCGCAACTTCTGAAATAACAGAGTGTTGCGGAAATTTAGCGGGCCCCGAGAGCACCGCCGTGTGTTCCATCGACGGCGAAAGCCGGGTTGTGATTAATGAGATCTTCTATGACCCTCAGGGGTCTGATACGGGAAAAGAATATGTGGAGCTTTTCAACGCCGGGCTGTCTTCTATCGTATTGGATGACATCATCTTAGAATCTGGAAACGGCGCGCGGCCCGAGAGCTGGTCGGTGGAGTGGGCGGCCCCCTCAAACTTGGTTCTGGATCCAGGAGCGTTTCTCTGGATTGGCGGTGTACCAGAAGGGTACTCCGGCTCTCCCGATTTTGAGACGACACTGCATCTCCAAAATGGCCCAGATGCCGCCCGCGTGCGCCGTGGAGATGAAGTTATCGATCTAGTGGGATGGGGTGTTTTGGAGTACCCGGTTTACTATGAGGGGCTGCCCGCGCCCGATCTGCCATCCGGCGAGGCGCTCGGCCGCATGCCCGATGGGAATGATACCGGCGATAATTCAAGGGATTTTCAAGCCCTGTCCTCACCCTCACCGGGGAAACCGAACAAGTCGCCGCAGACACTTTTCCTGGAAAGCCCGCATGCTGATCCCCGTGTCGCCTCCCCGGATGAACCGATCGGATGGTCGGCGCGACTTGTCCATTCCGGCCTTGACCCGGTCGTCCTATCGCCGGCGGTCATCACATGGGATGGAAGGCCGCTCCACCCGCCGCTACCCGAAGCGATCTATTGTGATAGCCCGGTGAGTTTCAATTGGGAAGAAAAGGCGCCATCTCAACCCGGTTTCTATCAACGTGAGATAATGTTCTGTCTAAATTCCGACACCCTTCTTGCCCGGACCGGGTTTTATGTCGGGACCGGACCCGTCGCGATTGTGGAAATACAATATGACCCGCTGGATGGGGAGAAGGAGTGGGTCGAAATCCTCGTTCGGGAAGAGATCTATTCGTTAAATGGGTGGGGTCTGGAGGATGCGGGAGGACGTCGGATTTTAATTGATGACTCCCGGCCCATTTTTCGCGATGACCGCTTTATATTGTCAGAAGATCCGGTAGCCCTTGTGGCGGCCAGACCTGACTTCGATTTTTCAAAAATCCTTGCCCTCTCCGGCACTTGGCCGTCCTTAAACAATACGATTCAAGAAGAGATCGGGGTCGCGGACATCCTGGTTTTATCGAAGGCGTCCGGTGAAATCTCCGATGTCGCATCTTATACACCACCGCCCGGCGCCGGTGATGGGATCTCGTTGGAACGACGTTCGGTGGAGAGGCCGTCTCACCCCATTGCTGATTGGATTCCTTCTCCCCACGGCCCGACACCCGGGTCTCCCGGCTTTTTAGAGCAACAATCTTTATACCAGGGAAAACTCCTCATCACGCCAACGGTCTTGACCCGAGGCGAATCCCCCGGCTGTCTCATTCTCCCCCCCGCGACGCCGGAAGGACGGACCTGGTCTGCTGAGGTCTTTGACATTTCAGGACGCCGGGTCCGTACCTTGGGTCTCCAGGAGAGAAAAGCCGGTGAACCGGCCTTCTGGTGGAATGGAGAAGGCGAATCAGGGCGGGGTGTCGCTCCGGGACTCTATGTGGTCTGCGTCAAATCCTGGACGGAGGGGAAGGGATCGCAGCAGTGGAGCGCTTCTCTCGGTGTGACTCCCTGA